One Elephas maximus indicus isolate mEleMax1 chromosome 16, mEleMax1 primary haplotype, whole genome shotgun sequence DNA window includes the following coding sequences:
- the LOC126059626 gene encoding translation initiation factor IF-2-like isoform X2, giving the protein MGEEWGSASGAETRTCPLPTSSTPSRRNGVCARRGNKSPGPQAPAGFLSGASASPGHCGAPRVPVRPPHIPSVITVALEKSRARARGLSPAHPASEAPTPALSLAETLPVRSPVAPAARTGNRNRREHGGVEGTGSTTRACQMRGPQASSPDPARALAEPARGTELSQRASRGRGEENGLGSEGRAQRHFRWGRGCGWPHRPRPRRAGPAPDARSAPDARPSAFARRRRGVFCSGGRSGTEPGSPPVGQRAAPFFSPRRNLGFLNHRNIDTYALAAQPKLAGYVLNLITSGI; this is encoded by the exons ATGGGGGAAGAGTGGGGGTCTGCTTCTGGTGCGGAGACCCGGACGTGCCCCCTTCCAACTAGCTCAACACCTTCGAGGCGCAACGGAGTCTGCGCAAGACGCGGGAACAAATCACCTGGACCCCAAGCTCCAGCGGGCTTCTTATCCGGTGCCTCGGCCTCCCCAGGACACTGTGGAGCTCCCAGGGTCCCCGTCCGCCCTCCCCACATCCCCAGTGTCATTACAGTCGCTTTGGAAAAAAGCCGGGCACGCGCCCGGGGCCTCtcccccgcccacccggcctcgGAGGCGCCCACACCTGCGCTCTCACTTGCGGAGACTTTACCTGTGCGGTCCCCCGTGGCGCCTGCGGCCCGCACCGGTAACAGAAATAGAAGGGAGCACGGGGGAGTGGAAGGGACAGGGAGCACGACCCGAGCGTGCCAGATGCGCGGACCCCAGGCCTCCTCTCCGGACCCAGCGCGGGCCCTGGCAGAACCTGCTCGGGGAACGGAATTGAGCCAGAGAGCCAGCCGGGGGCGGGGCGAGGAGAACGGCCTCGGGAGCGAGGGGCGGGCCCAGCGGCACTTCCGCTGGGGGCGGGGCTGCGGGTGGCCGCACAGGCCCCGCCCCCGTCGCGCAGGCCCCGCCCCCGACGCGCGCTCCGCCCCCGACGCGCGCCCTTCGGCCTTTGCCCGGCGGCGCCGCGGGGTCTTTTGCTCCGGCGGGAGGTCTGGCACCGAACCAGGGTCTCCTCCGGTAGGGCAGCGAGCAGCCCCGTTTTTCTCTCCCCGGCGAAATCTAGGATTTTTAAATCACAGGAACATAGACACCTACGCGCTAGCTGCCCAACCCAAACTCGCTG ggtatgtcctaaacctaatcacttctgggaTATAA
- the LOC126059626 gene encoding translation initiation factor IF-2-like isoform X1 produces the protein MGEEWGSASGAETRTCPLPTSSTPSRRNGVCARRGNKSPGPQAPAGFLSGASASPGHCGAPRVPVRPPHIPSVITVALEKSRARARGLSPAHPASEAPTPALSLAETLPVRSPVAPAARTGNRNRREHGGVEGTGSTTRACQMRGPQASSPDPARALAEPARGTELSQRASRGRGEENGLGSEGRAQRHFRWGRGCGWPHRPRPRRAGPAPDARSAPDARPSAFARRRRGVFCSGGRSGTEPGSPPVGQRAAPFFSPRRNLGFLNHRNIDTYALAAQPKLAGKTCSNFGLLIVLGAAWLRGPQTIYGIWPDFASDTKKKKREYTFVPREFLPAFWEEQNKS, from the coding sequence ATGGGGGAAGAGTGGGGGTCTGCTTCTGGTGCGGAGACCCGGACGTGCCCCCTTCCAACTAGCTCAACACCTTCGAGGCGCAACGGAGTCTGCGCAAGACGCGGGAACAAATCACCTGGACCCCAAGCTCCAGCGGGCTTCTTATCCGGTGCCTCGGCCTCCCCAGGACACTGTGGAGCTCCCAGGGTCCCCGTCCGCCCTCCCCACATCCCCAGTGTCATTACAGTCGCTTTGGAAAAAAGCCGGGCACGCGCCCGGGGCCTCtcccccgcccacccggcctcgGAGGCGCCCACACCTGCGCTCTCACTTGCGGAGACTTTACCTGTGCGGTCCCCCGTGGCGCCTGCGGCCCGCACCGGTAACAGAAATAGAAGGGAGCACGGGGGAGTGGAAGGGACAGGGAGCACGACCCGAGCGTGCCAGATGCGCGGACCCCAGGCCTCCTCTCCGGACCCAGCGCGGGCCCTGGCAGAACCTGCTCGGGGAACGGAATTGAGCCAGAGAGCCAGCCGGGGGCGGGGCGAGGAGAACGGCCTCGGGAGCGAGGGGCGGGCCCAGCGGCACTTCCGCTGGGGGCGGGGCTGCGGGTGGCCGCACAGGCCCCGCCCCCGTCGCGCAGGCCCCGCCCCCGACGCGCGCTCCGCCCCCGACGCGCGCCCTTCGGCCTTTGCCCGGCGGCGCCGCGGGGTCTTTTGCTCCGGCGGGAGGTCTGGCACCGAACCAGGGTCTCCTCCGGTAGGGCAGCGAGCAGCCCCGTTTTTCTCTCCCCGGCGAAATCTAGGATTTTTAAATCACAGGAACATAGACACCTACGCGCTAGCTGCCCAACCCAAACTCGCTGGTAAGACTTGTTCAAACTTTGGTCTTTTGATAGTATTGGGAGCTGCCTGGCTCCGGGGCCCCCAAACGATCTATGGGATCTGGCCAGACTTCGCCtctgacactaaaaaaaaaaagagagaatacacATTCGTGCCCAGAGAGTTCCTGCCTGCCTTTTgggaagaacaaaataaaagctAA